Part of the Nicotiana sylvestris chromosome 2, ASM39365v2, whole genome shotgun sequence genome, aagcctatgttgcgttgcaagggtctcacctgggataactttgcaatcctcgcaccaccttctgtcgcatctccggaggaggagatagtcaatctgagtcttcgccgccgaactttggtaagtaaccaaatgctcctcccgTTTCGGAAAACTTGAGTTTgcaatcactagatcgaatgccttggcaaagtccagCAGCGaagtgccccctccgttccgttccccaaaaccaaagccgccatgcacctcagtataaccacctgcggacgacccaatatgaccattgaaatctcctcctatgaataacctctcggaaGGTGGAATGCTACGAACGatgtcatccaacccctcccaaaagcgccttttaatctcctcatccAAGCCAACTTGCggcgcgtacgcgctaacgacatttaaagtacactcagccaccaccaatttaatagtcattagtctatcattcaccctcctgacctcaaccactgactctctaagatggctatcaaccaggatacccactccattcttatcCCTGTGGACTCCAGAGCACCaaaacttatacccatccacgtttgTCGCCCTCGATCtaacccacctagtctcctggacacacgctatattaatcttcctcttctggaGGATCTTTGTCAACTCTATGGACTTACTCGTTAGCAAACCTATGTTCCAtaacccgattctcaacctataggctcccttgccccttCTACCTCCCCTGCCTCCCGTCCCACACCCTGACCCTggccccacactctgccccacacGAGGACATGCCCTTAATCTACCATCTCAGACTGCAACCACTTACCCCTACTGCCAATCTAAAGAGGACTCGCTAGTGCCCAACGgccaacgaatcaaactagaaggaaacaagtcACTACAAGTACACTTGTAGAATGATTGAACTATTGTGAACTAAAGGGACAACAATTTAGTtaaacaccaaaagggaaaccgtagaacgggaggtaccaactcccgagaaCCAAACGTGTGTTGACTGGCTTTACTTGGTGTAGTTATACGCTCACGTACCGCTTCCCACCGCCCTTTGACGACGCTCACTCGGATTGCTCTCCTTTGCTAGTGCTTGTGCTCCCAACTTGTCTTCGACAAGTTCGAGAACTTCCCTGAAAACACAGAATATACCACGACCTAAAAAGCAGGAGGGCtgtcaccgctaccactggtgtaGCCCTGATAGTAGTAGTGGAATTATAGGGAAAAAGCAGAGAACTATACAAAATTCACCAAGTTCTACCGTGGTACAACAAACTGAACAATTGCAAGGTAGAAATCTTACAACTTTTTAAGAGGAAACCCGCCGTCGAAAAGGATCAAACCCGAAAGGTCGCCGGGGCTCCGATACGGGATCTTTgcatttttttttgggggggggggggttagaagaagaaaaaaagaacaagaaaaagaaaaagcttATGGATGATAcacaaattttaattttatttaggTTTTCCATCTGATGTCTAGTATTCACTTTGAGTATCGATTTGCTATCAAGATTTTTTCATTTGCAAAGCTCGAATTCAAAATCTTTAGTTAACGATTGAAGGATCCTACAAACACGTATATGTTATATACTAATAAATAAACGTCAATACAGACATAGTACTACTTAGAATACTTAAATCTCCAAATCGTTCCAAATAGTTACAAGTAATAATCGATATAATCCATCACAGAAAAGGATAATTGCTTGTATTTGTACTACACGAAAAGAAATATATACATCGAGATAGCTAGAAATCGATTAGTAATCGTGGAATGTgatcattttatttaaaaggctAAGATGTTAAAGAGATTAGAACTTTATTTACTAAATTATAACTTTAAAGTTCATTTTGATAATAGGTGACATGTACTTGCTTTGATATCATATTAGGAATGATtacttagggtgtgtttggtacgaaggaaaatgttttctacggaaaatatttttatagaaaatgttttcatggaaaatgagtggttttatcatttattttcccttgtttggtTGTGAGCGGAAAAcgtttttcgaaaaatattttttaatgtttggttagagagtagaaatatttttttatgctactctcctcaCTCCtctcccctccccctcccccaagTCTCTAAAATTCACACAAATCCAAAGGAACTAATATGTTGCTTTAATTTTTACgcaaaaaaaaagttgaaatttgtgaaaaatactcttttttggttgaaaaaaaaagtactctttctacaacatgaaaataaattactcattttattaaaataaaaaaaaatactttttctacatcatgaaaagaaaatactcattttgttgaaataaaaaaaaactttttttacatcatgaaaagaaaatactttttttgttgaaatgaagaaaaaaaaaaattctacataaaatgaaagtatttttttaaaaatgaaaaatagttttttatatcaggaaaagaaatgaaaaaaaaaatatatctataacatgaaaataaagtactattaataatatttttatttagaaTGGGGTGAGGGTGGGGTGGGTTGGTAGGGATGGAGAATAGAGTGggaaaggttgagaaggagttttggaaaatgttttcccttctcttaatagggaaaatatttttcttaaattggaggaaaatgatttcatgagaaaaatatttttcaaaacatttaggccaaccaaacatgaaaaacttggaaaacattttccaaaaaatattttcctccataccaaacacacccttaattaTGTCTTTAATTTCATGCCTATTAAACAGAATTCAAATACTATCGCCATTCACGATTGTTTACACAATTAAATAAACATATTCTTCATATATAATTGAAGTTATCATGTACTGAAAGCCATTAAGCATTTTTTCCCCATATCATAATAACATCgatctaataataataataataataataataataacatcaTGGAGAAGAGGGAGCAGATAAGGTACTCTAAGCTAAAATCATACTCTCCCACAAAGAAGATATAAATCGCTCGACTACCTAATAACCTTCTATCATAATCCTCTACCTCCATAAACTCCTATCAAGGATCATGTTCTCGATGAGCTTAGGacataatatataaaaataaaaataaaaaaagcagGTCGctacactaagctcccgctatgcgcgagaTTCAGGGAAGAGCCAAACCATGAGGGTGCATTGTGTGTAGTTTACCCTGCattttctgcaagaggctgttttcatAGCTCAAACCCGTTATGAGCTTAGGacataaatatataaattaaaaatcACTAAAATTTAACGGATAATCGTTAAATTATGAACTCATAAATTTAAAATTAGAAGGTGTTGATACAaattggaatttttacctcctataacaaaggttgataccttatttattttaaataaataccattttaaaaaattatattccatagctaccttttgatttttatagtcaaatatctatttatggtcacctcctatcctaagccataaaatacgctttgtattatttttctcgctcattctttcagatttttctccagCTTCTCTCTCAACGCCAGTTTTCTCCATGCATCAGTGTAGAGGGTGTAATCAATTGAATACGAGTCCATTTCAGTATCCCAAAGGTCAAACTTAAAAGTTGAAACACACCATTAATACTCCCTCTGTCCACTTAGTAATGGCGAGTAGTAATAGGGACAACGATTTCATAAATCCTACACAACTTCCTTCTAGATTCTTCTCAGATCGGTAGGGCTTCTGGAAGTTTCCAAAACGAGGGTTTTCTCTCCGGCCTCGACGCCGCCGCCGGCACTTCCGATGCCGAGTTTAGTTTTTCGCATCCTGATTTTCGCCAGATTCCACTTGTTGGTACTGTCGAGTAAGAATCGTGGCCCTCTCGACGAGACGACATTAGgattgttcttgaacaaagacgagggagtttggggctgagcaacttgaagattctgttacctttttttaaagtgtatttcaatgtatctcgttgtatttccatgtatttcattgtattcattatctttttttccattgtatttcagtgtatctcgctatattccatgtatttctttatattcactgtctcgctatattccatgaatgtattcatacaattgttttaattaatataatttatgtattcagatgtatgtatgtattcaaatgtatctgCAGTATGCATCATATGTTTTTGCACTATAGATGACCTGCTATACTTCatgtattcaatgtatttttatgtattttactatattcaatgtaattatataatttctctgaagattgctatatttttggggtgtttttcggttgagaatcttttttataactagaaatacaaaatttgtgtgttattaTTGAGcttgttgagttatattaagagtctattatgttaattgattcactttccgtttaaaaacagttgaatagaccatgaattgcgctatttactttactgtattcacaaatacatatcgtgaatacagtcgaatacaataatttgtctagctgtaatcccctgttttacgccgtgaatacagtcgattACAAAtatctgtctagctgtaatcccctgtttcacgcctagaaatgcatacagtagcttaaatatatcgaatacactctaaaaaccCTGAAAATATAGCTGTAaaaagtaatatagtaaatggtagttacaactagctaataaccactaaaacatagtAATTTCTCAAAGTTTCTCATACAAATTTAAAAGTTAGAATCCATCAAATCTAGTTCCCGACTTCCTCTCTAGCTTCGACTAACTCGCCTGGTCCAGTTTCATTGCCATCccttaaaaaaaaatgaaaaaaaaagaaggaaaaaccaGATCTCAACCGGCTAATGATATCCTAAATTATTAGAAGCTTAATTAATTAGCTAACTAACCCCTAATTAACTCACATGAAAAATTAGTACGGCATATTTTTGCCCCCTTAGGCTAAAACTTGCGTTTGCGTCACACGTACACCAGTGTATGGCAAGTGTATGGCCATCAATTGTCATTTGTCCATGTGCTATGAAGAATAAGAGCCGTTTGGACataattttctttttcctttttttcaaaaaaacatTTACCTTTTTTCGAAATCACCGTtagttcataaaattttcaattttcacttgaagatccattttggaaatttttgaaaatttgaaaaactccaaaaggttatttttcaaaactttcactcaaatcactcacaaaacttcaaaaacaacccaaatgTAATTTATGTCCagacacaactctaaatttccaATACTATTTTCACTTAGAAATtttttttcaccattttttggaattttacaattcttatgtccaaatgccTATTAAGTGTATGTATGTGGGAAGAATAACTAGGTGACAAAAATTTATTCAGTGTTTAATGTTTACATCAAATTAATAAACACACAATAACAATATGTTAAgtgatgtatttttattataattttaacttttaagattaaattattaaatttaaTATAAACGTCTGATGCAAATGAGTATTTATCAGAATCGATACAAGTTGGGAGTGGACACAACAGAAAGAATCAAAGCCACCGAGCGCTTTTCAGTTCCTGATAAATCTTTAAGCATAGAATAAAATCCAAGAATATTGGAAAAAGAATCTTAAGAAATTGACTACacataatatatataaattaatgcATCTTCAAGAATAACACTTTTATAGTCTAATCTTGCATGGTCAGTTGTTTGTCCACGTTTCCTTCAAAATTCCTTATAGTATATGACTAACTCAATAAAGATGGATAATCATCAGTCTAATTAATTATCTTAACATGCACATACAATATTCCGATGGTGATTAAGGAATTAATTAATTGAGTTTGACTTATATATATGGATAgtgctttttttattttattttttattgttgttttttCATTATTATCGTGTCTATGCTTTTCTTGAGCCAGAGATGTATTGGAAACAATTTCTCTACCTCTACAAAAATAGGGGCAAGGCCCGCATAGATACTGTATTCCTCAGAACTTATTATATCAAGATTATACTGGGTAAGTGTATACTAATAGTGCAAAATAGTTATTACATTATTAACTCACTTAAAATATAGGTTACGGTCCATAAAGTTGGATTAGTAATCCGGAAAATAAGACGGATCAAAAACTTTAATAGGTTAAATGTTAAATCCTATTAATAATATTGAAAGTGCATATAGGTACAAATTTGCAGGTGGTTTAAATAAGTACAGCTCTTTCCCACCACAAAGATTCTACATTCAAAAACTGCATGATTAAATAGAATATATGTGCTATATTCTCCAACTTGCTCAATATATGTGGAATGAAACAgtatctgtttttttttttttttttttttttggaaaaattcttTTTAGTAGAGCTGTACTCCAGTTTTTGGAGCATCTAAATAAAGCACACCAATTTTTGAATCTTTACAATTTAGATAGAGGACTCCACTTTCATAGTTACTAAATTAGATGTTCCATTTTACTCTTTTATAAATAGTGTAGCAATGAAAACTCTCCATTTCCAAGCAACCTCTAAGAAATTAACCCTAATATTTGCCAATCttttttcttgctctttgtttCTCTTTCATCTCTTCTAGCATCAAATTATCAACCATCGGATCGATGTTCAAGTTCAATTGAACTTAGATCCGATGGTATACTAAAGAGTACTTCTATTTATCCTTATTTTTCATTAAGTTTTCAGATACCTGAATTTCAAGTATAACTCGTGACAATCTATCTTCTAGCTACTTATAAGCTTTCAAACCGCACGGCTTGTAGAACTGAAAGCTTATTACAACCAATATAAATAGCAATTGAGGGTCAGACAGTCTGATTCCACTTAGTGGTGaattaaaccaaacaaagaaagcaaCCCTAGTTTTTGAAAAACTACCCCTACCGCCTTTTTTTAATCGAATTTCATCGTACTACAACTCTCGTTGTTATCCCAAGGGCATAAAGCGAATCTTTCACGACCTAATTATCAAGAAATGGACAAAGTACAACGAATGGCATCAGAGTACGGGGTAGTGATCTTCAGCAAgagtacatgttgtttatgttaCGCGGTTACTATACTATTTCGAGATCTTGGTGTTGATCCATATGTTCATGAACTTGATCATGATTCTGAGGGAAAAGATATGGAGAAAGCTCTTATGAGAATGGGTTGTAATGCCTCAGTTCCAGCAGTTTTCATAGGGGGGAAATTAGTAGGATCTACTAATGAAGTTATGTCTCTTCACCTAAAAGGCTCCCTAATTCAACTCCTCAAGCCTTATCTTCCTGATTAAAACAACTAAATTGAGAGTTGAAGAGTGAAAATATTTAATCTCCCTTTAAGGGAATTAAGAAAAGAAAGTCTATGGGTAGTATGAATTAGGAAGAATATTAAGAAatagattaagggaattaacaacaaacaaataaAAGTTCTTGGCAAGATCGACAGACACTAGTCATGTAGATCATGGTCATTATAGTATATCAATGTTGTAATAGCTAGTATTGTTATTATATGTACTTTGTGAGATATTAATTGATCCTAATTAGTCATTTGATTAGCTAGCACGAATTGTATACTTTT contains:
- the LOC104210850 gene encoding glutaredoxin-C13-like — translated: MDKVQRMASEYGVVIFSKSTCCLCYAVTILFRDLGVDPYVHELDHDSEGKDMEKALMRMGCNASVPAVFIGGKLVGSTNEVMSLHLKGSLIQLLKPYLPD